Proteins encoded in a region of the Sugiyamaella lignohabitans strain CBS 10342 chromosome B, complete sequence genome:
- the MTR3 gene encoding Mtr3p (Exosome non-catalytic core component; involved in 3'-5' RNA processing and degradation in both the nucleus and the cytoplasm; has similarity to E. coli RNase PH and to human hMtr3p (EXOSC6); GO_component: GO:0005737 - cytoplasm [Evidence IEA,IEA]; GO_component: GO:0000177 - cytoplasmic exosome (RNase complex) [Evidence IDA] [PMID 10465791]; GO_component: GO:0000177 - cytoplasmic exosome (RNase complex) [Evidence IDA] [PMID 19046973]; GO_component: GO:0000178 - exosome (RNase complex) [Evidence IEA]; GO_component: GO:0000176 - nuclear exosome (RNase complex) [Evidence IDA] [PMID 10465791]; GO_component: GO:0000176 - nuclear exosome (RNase complex) [Evidence IDA] [PMID 19046973]; GO_component: GO:0005730 - nucleolus [Evidence IEA]; GO_component: GO:0005730 - nucleolus [Evidence IDA] [PMID 8534909]; GO_component: GO:0005634 - nucleus [Evidence IEA]; GO_function: GO:0003723 - RNA binding [Evidence IEA]; GO_function: GO:0003674 - molecular_function [Evidence ND]; GO_process: GO:0034475 - U4 snRNA 3'-end processing [Evidence IMP] [PMID 10611222]; GO_process: GO:0000467 - exonucleolytic trimming to generate mature 3'-end of 5.8S rRNA from tricistronic rRNA transcript (SSU-rRNA, 5.8S rRNA, LSU-rRNA) [Evidence IMP] [PMID 10465791]; GO_process: GO:0000467 - exonucleolytic trimming to generate mature 3'-end of 5.8S rRNA from tricistronic rRNA transcript (SSU-rRNA, 5.8S rRNA, LSU-rRNA) [Evidence IMP] [PMID 10508172]; GO_process: GO:0070651 - nonfunctional rRNA decay [Evidence IC] [PMID 10465791]; GO_process: GO:0071028 - nuclear mRNA surveillance [Evidence IMP] [PMID 11030620]; GO_process: GO:0071039 - nuclear polyadenylation-dependent CUT catabolic process [Evidence IMP] [PMID 18591258]; GO_process: GO:0071042 - nuclear polyadenylation-dependent mRNA catabolic process [Evidence IC] [PMID 10465791]; GO_process: GO:0071035 - nuclear polyadenylation-dependent rRNA catabolic process [Evidence IMP] [PMID 10465791]; GO_process: GO:0071035 - nuclear polyadenylation-dependent rRNA catabolic process [Evidence IMP] [PMID 18007593]; GO_process: GO:0071038 - nuclear polyadenylation-dependent tRNA catabolic process [Evidence IDA] [PMID 15828860]; GO_process: GO:0071038 - nuclear polyadenylation-dependent tRNA catabolic process [Evidence IDA] [PMID 15935758]; GO_process: GO:0071038 - nuclear polyadenylation-dependent tRNA catabolic process [Evidence IDA] [PMID 17643380]; GO_process: GO:0070478 - nuclear-transcribed mRNA catabolic process, 3'-5' exonucleolytic nonsense-mediated decay [Evidence IC] [PMID 10465791]; GO_process: GO:0034427 - nuclear-transcribed mRNA catabolic process, exonucleolytic, 3'-5' [Evidence IC] [PMID 10465791]; GO_process: GO:0070481 - nuclear-transcribed mRNA catabolic process, non-stop decay [Evidence IC] [PMID 10465791]; GO_process: GO:0071051 - polyadenylation-dependent snoRNA 3'-end processing [Evidence IMP] [PMID 10611222]; GO_process: GO:0006364 - rRNA processing [Evidence IEA]) — MSVLQDRRRVLPPVDTIPLQFKEDEGSSGSKETTIARTRTIRPIFIKQSVVANASGSAYLEVEDIKLQCSVYGPKPIRGSFTQQADLLVEAKLPSLGQDASNDKSASIEKDITSFVQTSITPGIILTQYPKSCINIMITVISADLENRNFKSLLAAATNVASLALVDAGIALYDIVTSASVLLSRNENGESLYFDPETPRESEDIEGVLSFMTGQDESNIVGMWLDGENITSKNLTTLTESAKEAACQIRTLFNGVILQEFHDKEQEASNSK, encoded by the coding sequence ATGAGTGTCTTACAAGATAGAAGACGAGTGCTCCCACCAGTAGATACGATACCTCTACAATTCAAGGAAGATGAAGGGTCCTCAGGGTCAAAAGAGACTACTATTGCCCGAACGCGCACAATTAGaccaatatttattaaacaGAGTGTAGTAGCCAATGCCAGTGGTTCTGCCTACCTCGAGGTGGAAGATATCAAGTTACAATGCTCAGTTTACGGACCCAAGCCAATAAGGGGATCATTTACACAACAAGCGGATTTATTAGTAGAAGCCAAATTGCCCAGCTTAGGACAGGATGCATCCAACGATAAATCTGCGTCGATTGAAAAAGATATCACTTCATTTGTACAAACATCAATTACTCCCGGTATTATCTTAACTCAGTACCCTAAAAGTTGCATTAATATTATGATCACAGTCATTTCGGCTGATCTCGAAAATAGAAACTTCAAGTCATTACTGGCTGCGGCTACTAATGTCGCCAGTCTTGCCCTTGTGGATGCTGGCATTGCTCTCTACGATATAGTCACCTCTGCTTCAGTACTGTTGAGTCGAAATGAGAATGGGGAAAGTTTGTACTTTGATCCAGAGACCCCACGAGAATCAGAAGACATCGAAGGGGTTCTTAGTTTCATGACTGGTCAAGACGAAAGTAACATTGTTGGAATGTGGCTTGATGGAGAGAACATCACCAGTAAAAATTTGACGACCCTGACTGAATCTGCAAAGGAAGCTGCTTGCCAAATTAGAACACTATTTAACGGCGTTATACTTCAAGAGTTTCATGATAAGGAACAGGAAGCTTCAAATTCtaaataa
- the GIT1 gene encoding Git1p (Plasma membrane permease; mediates uptake of glycerophosphoinositol and glycerophosphocholine as sources of the nutrients inositol and phosphate; expression and transport rate are regulated by phosphate and inositol availability; GO_component: GO:0016021 - integral component of membrane [Evidence IEA,IEA]; GO_component: GO:0016021 - integral component of membrane [Evidence ISM] [PMID 12192589]; GO_component: GO:0016020 - membrane [Evidence IEA,IEA,IEA]; GO_component: GO:0005886 - plasma membrane [Evidence IDA] [PMID 16924500]; GO_component: GO:0005886 - plasma membrane [Evidence IMP] [PMID 9691030]; GO_function: GO:0015169 - glycerol-3-phosphate transmembrane transporter activity [Evidence IGI,IMP] [PMID 20133652]; GO_function: GO:0001406 - glycerophosphodiester transmembrane transporter activity [Evidence IDA] [PMID 16924500]; GO_function: GO:0001406 - glycerophosphodiester transmembrane transporter activity [Evidence IMP] [PMID 9691030]; GO_function: GO:0022857 - transmembrane transporter activity [Evidence IEA]; GO_function: GO:0005215 - transporter activity [Evidence IEA]; GO_process: GO:0015794 - glycerol-3-phosphate transport [Evidence IGI,IMP] [PMID 20133652]; GO_process: GO:0001407 - glycerophosphodiester transport [Evidence IDA] [PMID 16924500]; GO_process: GO:0001407 - glycerophosphodiester transport [Evidence IMP] [PMID 9691030]; GO_process: GO:0055085 - transmembrane transport [Evidence IEA]; GO_process: GO:0055085 - transmembrane transport [Evidence IMP] [PMID 9691030]; GO_process: GO:0006810 - transport [Evidence IEA,IEA]) → MTASNLIFTAKYGSKVYTSAVKTRVSNALLVGEIIGQIGIGLTCDWMGRKAAIILTTLMLVVGGILGTAAHGTTTQGMFWMLTVARGIVGVGSGGEYPASSVSASEASNQQVKRRGATFVMVTNFPLSFGGPFCLIIFLIVWSAAGGEAHLSTIWRVCFGIGCIWPLSVFYFRLRMTTSELYKKGAMKKKVPYLLVLKYYWPRLIGTCGAWFFYDFVTFPNGIFSGTIIANVTESTDIKRTIEWTLLLGIIALPGVFVGAYLCEKIGRKYTAMIGFAGYLVFGLVIGCAFEKISKITALFIVFYGLMNSFGNLGPGDMMGLVSSESYATGVRGTCYGLSAAVGKAGAAIGTEVFTPIQTNLGQKWTFIIAAIIGLCGIVIVYFFIPHLNDEDLGAEDRRFAAYLRSQGWDGQIGEDDSVIEQEIAVGDGHDTK, encoded by the coding sequence ATGACTGCTTCCAATCTTATCTTCACTGCCAAGTATGGTTCCAAGGTGTATACTTCAGCTGTCAAGACCAGAGTTTCCAACGCTTTGCTCGTAGGTGAGATTATTGGTCAAATTGGTATTGGTTTGACTTGTGACTGGATGGGAAGAAAGGCTGCTATTATTCTCACTACTTTGAtgcttgttgttggtggtatttTAGGTACTGCTGCCCATGGTACTACTACCCAAGGTATGTTCTGGATGCTTACTGTTGCCAGAGGTATTGTAGGtgttggttctggtggtgaatATCCTGCTTCCTCCGTCTCTGCATCTGAAGCTTCGAATCAACAAGTCAAGAGAAGAGGTGCTACTTTCGTCATGGTCACCAATTTCCCGTTGTCATTTGGTGGTCCCTTCTGtttgattattttcttgattGTTTGGtccgctgctggtggtgaagcTCATCTCAGTACCATTTGGAGAGTTTGTTTCGGTATTGGTTGTATTTGGCCTCTCAGTGTCTTCTACTTCCGTCTTAGAATGACCACATCTGAACTTTACAAGAAGGGTGctatgaagaagaaggtcCCCTACTTGTTGGTCCTCAAATACTACTGGCCTCGTCTTATCGGTACTTGTGGTGCTTGGTTCTTTTATGACTTCGTCACTTTCCCCAATGGTATCTTCTCCGGTACCATTATTGCCAATGTCACCGAGTCCACTGACATCAAGAGAACCATCGAATGGACTTTGCTCTTGGGAATCATCGCCCTTCCTGGTGTCTTTGTTGGTGCTTACTTGTGTGAAAAGATCGGTAGAAAGTACACTGCTATGATTGGTTTTGCTGGATACCTTGTTTTCGGTCTTGTTATCGGATGTGCCTTTGAGAAGATCTCTAAGATCACCGCTCTTTTCATAGTCTTCTACGGATTGATGAACAGTTTCGGTAACTTGGGTCCTGGTGATATGATGGGACTTGTCTCAAGTGAGAGTTATGCCACTGGTGTTCGTGGTACTTGTTATGGACTTTCCGCTGCCGTTGGTAAAGCTGGTGCCGCTATTGGTACTGAGGTTTTCACCCCTATTCAGACTAATTTGGGTCAAAAGTGGACTTTCATCATTGCCGCCATTATTGGTTTATGCGGTATTGTCATTGTATACTTCTTCATTCCTCATCTTAACGATGAGGATCTTGGTGCTGAGGACCGTCGTTTTGCTGCTTATCTTAGGTCTCAAGGATGGGATGGTCAAattggtgaagatgacTCTGTTATCGAGCAAGaaattgctgttggtgatggTCACGACACTAAATAA
- the SPS19 gene encoding Sps19p (Peroxisomal 2,4-dienoyl-CoA reductase; auxiliary enzyme of fatty acid beta-oxidation; homodimeric enzyme required for growth and sporulation on petroselineate medium; expression induced during late sporulation and in the presence of oleate; GO_component: GO:0005782 - peroxisomal matrix [Evidence IDA] [PMID 9268358]; GO_component: GO:0005777 - peroxisome [Evidence IEA,IEA]; GO_function: GO:0008670 - 2,4-dienoyl-CoA reductase (NADPH) activity [Evidence IEA]; GO_function: GO:0008670 - 2,4-dienoyl-CoA reductase (NADPH) activity [Evidence IDA,ISS] [PMID 9268358]; GO_function: GO:0016491 - oxidoreductase activity [Evidence IEA]; GO_process: GO:0030437 - ascospore formation [Evidence IEP,IMP] [PMID 7969036]; GO_process: GO:0009062 - fatty acid catabolic process [Evidence IDA,ISS] [PMID 9268358]; GO_process: GO:0055114 - oxidation-reduction process [Evidence IEA]; GO_process: GO:0030435 - sporulation resulting in formation of a cellular spore [Evidence IEA]) produces MSLKLLGKKCIVTGGSRGIGLEIAKRFSSEGASLLLLSTNNDHLAAALPQLSTVAPDQSHSVTQFDVSCGRNFTDSDLPEKWPHKINDVDIVVNSAGISQAALLMKMKPENIDHLLRVNLLGSILMSQSFVRSMVRKRSGNIINLTSVLGSRGVTGTSVYAASKAGIVGFTKSLAVELGSKNVRVNCLSLGLANTDMGRAVAPAVKDYFMANTPLGELVSPEDAAEAALFLATNSKITGTVLTVDGGFIS; encoded by the coding sequence ATGTCGCTAAAATTACTTGGTAAAAAATGTATTGTAACGGGTGGCTCACGTGGTATAGGCCTAGAAATTGCCAAACGGTTCTCTAGTGAAGGTGCCTCGCTCCttttattatcaacaaacaacGATCACTTAGCAGCGGCTTTACCGCAATTATCTACTGTGGCACCCGACCAGTCTCATTCAGTTACGCAATTCGATGTTTCATGTGGACGGAACTTTACTGATTCGGATCTGCCAGAAAAATGGCCACATAAGATCaatgatgttgatattgtAGTGAACAGTGCCGGAATATCACAAGCGGCGTtgttgatgaaaatgaaaccAGAGAACATTGACCACCTATTGAGAGTCAATTTGTTAGGATCCATATTGATGAGCCAGTCATTTGTGAGATCTATGGTACGAAAAAGATCTGGTAATATCATTAACCTCACATCGGTATTGGGCTCACGAGGTGTAACAGGAACTTCAGTATACGCCGCATCAAAAGCTGGTATAGTCGGTTTCACCAAATCATTGGCTGTCGAGCTGGGGTCAAAGAACGTGAGAGTTAATTGTCTGTCTCTTGGTCTAGCAAATACGGATATGGGTCGAGCTGTGGCACCTGCTGTCAAAGATTACTTCATGGCCAATACACCATTGGGTGAATTAGTTAGCCCTGAAGACGCGGCTGAGGCAGCTCTATTCCTTGCTACAAACTCAAAAATCACTGGTACTGTGTTGACAGTAGATGGTGGATTCATCTCTTAG
- the GSH2 gene encoding glutathione synthase (Glutathione synthetase; catalyzes the ATP-dependent synthesis of glutathione (GSH) from gamma-glutamylcysteine and glycine; induced by oxidative stress and heat shock; GO_component: GO:0005622 - intracellular [Evidence TAS] [PMID 12406228]; GO_function: GO:0005524 - ATP binding [Evidence IEA,IEA]; GO_function: GO:0004363 - glutathione synthase activity [Evidence IEA,IEA]; GO_function: GO:0004363 - glutathione synthase activity [Evidence IDA] [PMID 9512666]; GO_function: GO:0016874 - ligase activity [Evidence IEA,IEA]; GO_function: GO:0046872 - metal ion binding [Evidence IEA]; GO_function: GO:0000166 - nucleotide binding [Evidence IEA]; GO_process: GO:0006750 - glutathione biosynthetic process [Evidence IEA,IEA,IEA]; GO_process: GO:0006750 - glutathione biosynthetic process [Evidence IMP] [PMID 9512666]), whose protein sequence is MAGGNEVQYPPRVSHQNEANIVRYIQDWSLANGLVLLSGELNGSGIPAPVTVFPSPFSKSAFNEALLVQKGYNDIYHEIVKDEQWLLKELSELGKYDPDFTGRLLDIHLRVQREGPSQSLTGGLFRSDYIIHSNSDKSGGQIKQVEFNTVSVSFGGLSSKLSELHNYLVAADVYNLSIQGLPALDKNSIPISKSLVKLSSSLAEMHKAYITREGRDQGTAILFVVQPGERNALDQRLLEFELFNSHGIKSYRLTLEHARTKLTKTTSGSSKLLKHVASDSEISVVYYRSGYGPSDYPTEREWSARYFLENSHAIKCPSVLTQLSGAKKIQQLLTDTPIFNRFAKFSKSTLEDSLVLEAKGTETIDTKDFLLKKILDTFVKIYPLDESERGLEARKLAFDSPEKFVLKPQREGGGNNVYRRNIPSFLTSIPKKNWGAYILMELIEPAENKNKILRMGEVYSGNVVSELGVFGGVLWDTKTGESYLNSNSDWLLRTKLETSDEGGVAAGFGCIDSVYLV, encoded by the coding sequence ATGGCTGGAGGTAATGAGGTACAATATCCACCTCGAGTGTCTCATCAAAATGAAGCAAATATTGTGAGATACATCCAGGATTGGTCTTTGGCTAATGGACTGGTCCTCTTATCTGGTGAGTTAAATGGAAGCGGCATTCCTGCTCCAGTGACTGTGTTTCCCTCTCCTTTTTCTAAATCTGCATTTAATGAAGCTTTACTTGTTCAAAAGGGTTATAACGATATTTACCATGAGATTGTGAAAGATGAACAGTGGCTGCTTAAGGAATTGTCTGAACTCGGAAAGTATGATCCAGACTTCACTGGTCGATTGCTTGATATTCATCTGAGAGTGCAGAGAGAGGGCCCCTCTCAATCATTGACCGGAGGCTTGTTCCGTTCTGATTATATTATACATAGTAATTCCGACAAGTCAGGTGGTCAAATCAAACAGGTTGAGTTCAATactgtttctgtttcattTGGTGGTTTGTCCTCCAAGCTGTCCGAATTGCATAACTACCTGGTCGCTGCTGATGTTTACAATCTTTCCATTCAGGGTCTTCCTGCCCTTGACAAGAACTCTATTCCCATCTCCAAATCTCTCGTGAAACTATCTTCGTCATTGGCTGAGATGCATAAGGCATATATTACTCGAGAAGGTAGGGACCAAGGCACTGCCATACTGTTTGTAGTCCAACCAGGTGAGAGGAATGCTCTTGATCAACGATTGCTAGAGTTTGAGCTTTTTAACTCTCATGGCATAAAGTCTTATAGATTGACACTAGAGCATGCACGAACCAAGTTGACAAAGACCACTTCAGGGTCGTCTAAGCTTCTCAAGCATGTTGCAAGTGATTCTGAAATTTCTGTGGTATACTACAGGAGTGGATACGGGCCGTCAGACTACCCAACTGAGAGAGAGTGGTCTGCACGCTACTTCTTAGAGAATTCTCACGCAATTAAATGCCCATCGGTGCTGACGCAACTTTCAGGGGCTAAGAAGATCCAACAACTACTTACTGACACTCCTATTTTCAATAGATTTGCCAAGTTTTCCAAGTCTACTTTAGAAGATAGCTTGGTTTTAGAGGCTAAAGGAACGGAAACTATCGATACTAAGGACTTTTTACTTAAGAAGATTCTCGACACATTTGTGAAAATCTACCCTCTCGATGAGTCGGAAAGGGGTCTGGAAGCCCGTAAGCTTGCTTTTGATTCACCTGAGAAGTTTGTGCTGAAACCTCAGAGAGAAGGAGGTGGAAACAATGTTTATAGAAGGAACATTCCCTCGTTCTTGACTAGTATACCAAAGAAAAACTGGGGGGCATATATATTGATGGAACTAATCGAGCCAGCtgagaacaagaacaaaatcCTAAGAATGGGAGAAGTTTATAGTGGTAACGTTGTATCTGAATTGGGTGTCTTTGGAGGAGTGCTTTGGGATACAAAGACTGGAGAATCTTACTTGAATAGTAACTCAGACTGGTTGCTGAGAACCAAGCTTGAAACCAGTGACGAAGGTGGTGTCGCAGCTGGTTTTGGTTGCATTGACTCTGTATATTTAGTTTAA